The following are from one region of the Girardinichthys multiradiatus isolate DD_20200921_A chromosome 9, DD_fGirMul_XY1, whole genome shotgun sequence genome:
- the LOC124874099 gene encoding transmembrane protein 69-like, with protein sequence MLSVALRSTIALQEVFLWARPPQRCWTSALRGASVSSSSLLDYSGQTKLSFSPLLQKTQSYNAFSLIRNQYFHSSAVRLKKRAQPQPPSRELDLVRYDMKHLWKGPKPALYLGFAGLIPFISPTLLMAVTESYYPQLAYAQVAYAASIVSFLGGARWGFALPESSPAKPDWINLANSVVPSLLAWMAMLMSDSIVPAASMVIIGLGISLHYDLSLLPTYPSWFKALRTVLSIVAFFSLLGTLLMNGFYPNKDFF encoded by the exons ATGCTGTCTGTCGCTTTAAGAAGCACCATTGCATTGCAGGAG GTTTTCCTCTGGGCACGTCCTCCTCAAAGATGCTGGACATCAGCCCTGAGAGGAGCGTCAGTCTCTTCCAGCTCCTTACTGGATTACTCTGGACAAACAAAACTTAGTTTCAGTCCGCTCCTTCAGAAGACCCAGAGTTACAATGCTTTCTCTCTAATAAGAAACCAATATTTCCACTCCTCTGCTGTGAGGCTGAAGAAACGAGCACAGCCTCAACCTCCTTCCCGAGAACTAGACCTGGTGCGATATGACATGAAGCACTTGTGGAAAGGTCCCAAACCAGCCCTTTATCTGGGCTTTGCTGGTCTTATCCCCTTCATCTCCCCAACTCTGCTCATGGCTGTAACTGAGAGCTATTACCCACAGCTGGCCTATGCCCAGGTAGCCTACGCTGCCTCCATCGTCTCCTTCCTGGGCGGAGCCCGGTGGGGATTTGCACTTCCTGAAAGCAGCCCAGCTAAACCTGACTGGATAAACCTGGCCAACAGTGTGGTTCCCTCGCTGTTGGCTTGGATGGCCATGCTGATGAGTGACAGCATTGTTCCTGCAGCCTCTATGGTCATCATTGGGCTTGGAATTTCACTGCACTATGATCTGTCTCTGCTTCCTACCTATCCCAGCTGGTTTAAGGCTCTGCGCACCGTCTTGTCCATAGTGGCATTCTTTTCTCTACTTGGGACACTCTTAATGAATGGTTTTTATCCAAATAAGGATTTTTTCTGA
- the tm4sf4 gene encoding transmembrane 4 L6 family member 4, whose translation MCSGGFAKCLGISLMPLTIVCVLCNILLFFPGGNSVVSEKITREVWFFGGILGSGVLMIFPALVFLGLKNNDCCGCCGNESCGRRFAMLSSILFAAVGVLGAGYSVVVSCVAINQGPLCHVKGTGQNETGWMYPFSNGDYLSDKSLWSKCIEPKDVVPWHLSLFCVLLVMGLIQIALCAVQVINGLLGALCGDCCGCCGGSDGAV comes from the exons ATGTGTTCGGGCGGCTTCGCTAAATGTCTGGGCATCAGCCTGATGCCTCTGACGATAGTGTGCGTGCTGTGCAACATCCTGCTCTTCTTCCCCGGTGGGAATTCTGTGGTCAGTGAAAAAATCACAAGGGAGGTTTGGTTCTTTGGAGGCATCCTGGGATCAGGTGTGCTG ATGATCTTCCCAGCTCTGGTCTTCCTGGGTTTGAAGAACAATGACTGCTGCGGTTGCTGTGGAAACGAAAGCTGTGGGCGGAGATTTGCA ATGCTGAGCTCTATACTCTTTGCAGCTGTTGGTGTGTTAGGTGCAGGTTACTCAGTTGTAGTCTCTTGTGTGGCCATAAACCAGGGACCATTGTGTCATGTTAAAGGCACTGGGCAAAACGAAACGGGCTGGATGTACCCCTTCTCAAATGG GGACTATCTGAGTGACAAAAGTCTCTGGAGTAAATGCATAGAGCCAAAGGATGTGGTGCCCTGGCACCTTTCCCTGTTCTGTGTGCTATTGGTGATGGGTTTAATCCAGATCGCACTGTGTGCCGTGCAAGTGATAAACGGCCTGCTGGGAGCTTTGTGTGGAGactgctgtggctgctgtggAGGG AGCGATGGAGCCGTATAA